The sequence below is a genomic window from Gossypium hirsutum isolate 1008001.06 chromosome A11, Gossypium_hirsutum_v2.1, whole genome shotgun sequence.
tttaattaaccacatggactaacacacagacgtgtggcatggccatgtgcacaagtcagagagttacatggggtcgaacacggcctacagcacgggcgtgtcacacaggcgtgtcctttggaccacacaggcgtgtgagctatgtaacttagaaaatttttgtaatttcacaaaaaatcttagagttttcgattaagtctcgacttgattctaatgctcgtaatggacctcgagggtccatttaaggacgATATGAATAATCTTGGTTAATGAATAGAAATTTATGGGAATTATCTGAAAGATGTTCTgaaagttctggtaatgctccgtaaccctattccaacgacggatacggattaaagggtgttacacaatcGGTCCCTCATCTAGCttgttgaaataaaaaatgaataaaaatgataaagaaagAGAAATAGATTACATTAGCAAAAACTGCATTTTCTTATTAAATACATAAATGAATTGAgcattaatttaaggttttttgaattattatttaattcaatataattaaataaatgactCCTCAATGTCGCGACTTTGGCTTCAGTTTAAGCTTCTCTTCTCACTTTTACATCAACTAAGTACCTAAAACAAAACTCAGAGATTAAATCCCTATTCACATACACTTGCCATTttattcagaaaagtatgaaaatataataaaaattaaaactaaaattcatttaatgtgaaaaattaataaaagattttATGAATTACTTAAGAATAAACTCTTTTAAGTACTGAAAAAGTTTAATTTGTTGTATTGAAATGTGACACTTCAATAATATATCTTGATGCtccacttttggtatatgtatattGCCTTAGACACATTGTCAAGCAATTGATCGGTTTCATCGGCATGCCTAAAACATCTTGCTTTGAAACATGTGAGATTTGAGAGCTTCATCAAAAAATCCTTCAAAGtggtaaaaaaatttaacaaagcTCGATTCAACAAATCATCATGGCTTTTGATTTTCATCATGGTCTAAAAAATataatgcaaaagaaaaaaaaaggcatgAAGAGTGCAAGGAGATTTTGAAAGTTGTGGTTATTATTAGTGCATAAACACGTAAAGGAGCAAACCAAAATTGATTAGAATTGCTATCCCACGATCACTTTCAATCTATGATTTGTTGTGGATGAAATATTTAGCTCTAAAAATTTGTTATTTCAAAGCTTTTGAACCTGAAAATCTGTAGCGGCTACAAATGGTGCAATCAACTTTAATCAAAGTTTCAAAACCAATAAAATCTACAACATCTGCAAGTGGAAGGTGAAGGTGAATATCGATCAGTGCTGATGAAAAAGTTAATGCTTGGGCATTGCTTTATGTTTTATGGGCAAAGAAGGATGAGTTCCACATGaatgaagaattttttttatacaattttgaaaattaccCATAACCCTtctccaacccttaaataggagaaaCTTGCTTCAAAACTACATCTTGTTGTACTGACAATAAGACCAGGGCTAATCGAGCGAGACTCAATCGGCTAAAAGTCATGGTGCCGTTAaaaaccatgacctttagcgacttttttcacaaacgccgctaaagaatataaactttaaaaaaattttaattaaataatatttattttctatgataaatattttatgttttatttttgaaatttgaactttaaactatacacaatttttaaaaaatcatttatatgTAACTCAACAGAAATTATGTTCAAAGATTCATTGTcactaaacaaagaaaaatgattTACACAAATAAAAGACGAGAAAATGAAGTATCTAATGAGCAAACTATTTTATAAGCAATCAGAAAGAATAGTATAGGAAATTCTTAGTATCCTACTTGAAGTAAGTATCGAAAAATATAAAGAGGAAGAGAATGAGTACGAGGAAGCATCTTTAAGTTGAACCATTCTTGATGTCAGGTTCCTTGCCTGTCTCAGGGAGAAAACACCTGCACACAACAAGGACATGATGTCCCTTTCTCCATTTGACTTAATCACCCACATTCTCTCATACCCTTTCTGCCAACAACAATTGTTCAagttcttctcttcttctctccAATTCCTGCATATAAATGTCCATGAGAGTATTGTATTTGATGAGAAAATTAGTTCACAGCTGTGATACTTTCACAATATTGGCCTGAAATACCCTACAAATCAATACCATATTGCAAAATCTCCTATATTCTTATCATGTTAAGGTGTTTATTGATAAATTTCTTAAGAGAAATGTTAACCAATACCGTGTAATTAATGCATCACTTTTTTCTTGAATTCAGTTAAAGTAAGCAATGTATTAAATGTTAGAAAATATCCTTAAAATGAACTGTTCAAGACTTCTGAAAGGTTGTGGGTTCAATATCTTAACAACAATCACTTGTAACGCACGACAAGAATGGGTTCTTACAGTTCATTTGTTAACTTAAGAACACTTGATTATAATGTGGTAGGAGAGGTTTGAATATAAAAACGAAGCATTCAGAGTATGACTAGACCTCCAATTTATCaaacaaaagaatatataaataagATATCATCAAGGCAAGATGTAGACCAAAAGGCCAGCTTTGAGCAACTCTCATAGCTTACCTCCAGATCTTGAATTGCTTGTTCCCTTGTAATTTCCTTTTGCTGGCGAGAACGTTTGAGAAAGCCAATGCATAAGATTCCCTGAGAAATTATTATCAGTACAATCAAGGAGTAAACATAAACTCAACTCAAAATCACAGTTCTGAAGCCTTTGCTCAATTCCACCCCAAACTATATTTTATCAAGACATGAAAGTGAATGACAAACCTCAAACATCtcactctttatttttcttgaagtaaTCATATCCAACATCACATTAgacacattttcatatttttcccTGGCAAGTTCAAATTTTCCCTCTTTGAAGAGTCGGTTACCCTGCAGACAAATggttaaatattcaaattaatagtCTTACAGCACAACAAAACAAAAGACTAAACAACTAATGTGCATCACCACAACAGCTTGCAAGCATACACATAGAGACTGGTCTAATAACTTTTTTCGGATTGATGTCTTAGTTAATTTTCAATCTAAACCGTTTCAAACAATAttagctaaaataatttttttattattgtattaatgAAAAAATCTTACCATTTTTAAGATAAGTTGGATttgaaatcataattttttatttctaaaaaatgtACACTCAACAGGATAAATGCAAACCGACAGGCATGGGTCATTCCAAGAaatgaaaatttacattttattccTTTTAAAAATTAGGCCCTccaattgaaaaaataattactcaattttttaaaataaaataaaatcataaattaatacatgaaaTTCTTTTTTATATCATCTGGAAATGAGAGTCAAATAGATTCCATCACCCATCTAGTTATAAAAACCTTTTAACATTTATAAACTCCACAAAAATGATTCTTTATTTAATTCCCTAAATTACCTGTCCTCGCCTGGGTTGATAACAGTATCGTCGATGAACCTTTGGATTACATTCATGAATTTTTTCACCATTTTCTCTCTGGCTTGTAAGCAATTCAAGAACCCGAAAAGGTAATTGGTTTTCCAACAAGAACTGATCCAAGTACACAAATGTTAGCAAatcatttttaataaacattttaccatcatcatcatcattaccgTAACGCATGTAAACTGCTTGTAAAATTGCGCAGCCGTCAAGTAAGAACATCCAAGCCAGTTCCTTGTTATCGTCGCTATACTTCTCTAATTCCTGTGTACCATCATTATCTAGATATCCATCCTCAAACTCTCCTTTTATTCATTGATTATCACAACACATTACATATACTCAAAAACATTTTCAAACCCCAGTTCATACCCAGATCAAGGAAAACTATAAACAGATCTAAAAACATtcaatctataaacacaaccaatcAGATCAAAGAAAAATCTCAATACAgcaacaattttttttctcaatcccATATTATATAAGCTAACAAAGATTACTCTTAACACCATAAATAGATCCAATCAGCAGGTTATTAGTAAATAATAATGAACACTattaatagcaaaaataatgaagaaaaataCTTTTACTTGTTAACGAAAATAATGTAACGTGAAACCCAAATCTGTTAACTACAAAATTGCAGGAAAAGAGAAAACAACCTaatatttcggttaatttggttggTTTTCATTAACGAAACAAAATTAACCTTCAACATTTTTTCAATGGATAATTCTACATATCCAACCAAAATATCAGAACAAATCAAAATCTAGAAGCACAATACAATGAAGATATAAATCACCATCAGATGTTAAATTAACACATATAAAagttcaaaacaaataaaatgaaggtATAAAAACTTAACAGGACTAATCCTAACTAATaaccaaaataacattcaaatatcaaattttcttaaaatctCTTCTGTTAACCAAACTGAATTTTTTTATGGTTAACCAACAAACCGAATTTGGtcagttaatttagctaaaaataaaagaatattagcaacaaattataaattgaatttcaGGACCATGTCAAATTTTCCTAGAAAACTTCTAGTcaataaaaattttgagaaagCAGTCCAAAAACTCCAACATTCAAATAAACTACATATACGAGAACAATATACCACAACTTGATATTTGTAGTGTCACCTTTAATAATAGACTAGTATGAATATAAGAATAAGTTAAAATACACAAGATACTGCAAAATATACGAGATGAGCACACAAAGCTGATTACTACTGACCACATAAATTGCAGATAAACTTCCTTTCCTGATCAATGAACTTCATGAAAGGATTTATGTAACCTTTGCAACGGGAACATCGAACAGGACCAGTTTCCCCAAAATCCACAACCTATAgtaagaaatattaaaaatatgataagcAGATCAAATTACAAAATGACTTAATTCATGGAATTCACGAATGTTAAAATCAGACATGAGTTTAAAACTTTGCCTTCGGGAGGATGTTTAAAACCGGAATCCACAATAGATCGAAGCAGCTCCGGTTTAAGCAGAAAGTCTTTGAATCCCGAACTGTGAATTCCAACATACCCCCTACACCacataaaaaagaaatgaaacaaattaaaatcaaattgctTTACACTAAAACTAGCAGATTATATTAGGACattgttttcttaaaaatatgtataaattaaaatgaCTAACTTCATAGCAGAATCAGCAGCCTTAGTGAATAGTCTGACCATATTTGTGTGCTGAACACAACGAAATTGCAAACATCACTATCATAATCCTCATACATGCATTTGACTATCCACATTCTACACTTTCTCTATACAGAATCAAACACTTTAACCCAATCAATATTcgataaaacaaaataaaaaatttgtgatACTGAGATTTACATGCTCATTACATTGGTACCTTTAAATGCTTCATTGGCTTGGTTTTTGATTTCTTCAGCTTGTGAGGGGTTAGAACCTTCATTTTACATACCGACCATAACCTTTTTATCAACTTGTTTAAATCAAGATAAAATGTTAGTGAAAAGCTTATTTTCTTCTCACAAACCTCTGCATCATCCACAACATTAAACAAACAACACATTAGCAAGACGACAATGCTTGATGCAGAAATTTCAaatctaaaatatcatcaaaattttaattaaaaaaataacatgcaCATACaactggaaaaaaaaaagaagctaataCAACTTAAAGAAATTATTCATATCTTCTATACTAGgatattcaaaatttcatattcaaagACAGAAATTTCAAGCATAAGTGAACAATCAAAagcaaaatagaaataaaagttgGGAATACCTTCAGGGATTGTGAGAAGAGGCTGAGAAGAGAAATCACAAAGGCAAGGTGGGCAAGTGTTGGAAGTGTAGCTGAAGGCTACTAACCCTTCCATGAAATGCCAATACAAAGGTGGACCCACTATGTAGCCGAATAAACAGAGGCCCAATAGACACAACCCCACCTTCAACGCCGCTGTCTGGTTCACTGCCATCTCTTCTATCCCAGAGTCTAACTGGAAACCAAATCAAGACTGAAGTAATTTGATGCAGTAGTCGGCAAAATGTCAAATCCTAACCATGCATTTTGATTCAATACAAAATGCTAATGTCAAGCGAGGGAAAGGAGAGCAAAGACGTGAATAGCATCTACAAAAGACGAACTAAACTATTAGTCGCCTTACTGAGACCATAGTGTTAACTAGGGTTGTAAATGAATAACGCGTTTGATTAACGGTTCACTTATGTTCGTTTATAACTTAAATCGCATAATTATCAAAACTTATAACATAAAAGAGATCAAACCTTAACTAAATCAAACAAACTAATCGAAGGAACAAGCAATTAAAACCGCCATTGAAATTAATAAGAACTGCAAATCAATTACTGAAACTAAAGCaccaaagataaaaaaaattaaaaataaagagaaatccataataattttatatacttaCACGAAATTGAAGACGAAGATaaacaagaaattaaataatttatattagaataaaaagaattaaaatttgaatatagatttaaaaatttatttttcaaaaggaaataaaatgaaGAAAGGGAAGAGCGTACAGATTTGCGGTGTAGAGAATCAGCGAGGGCGAAATCCCGAACAGCCACTCACCAGATCCTCATCATCTTTCTTCTTTTGGTCCTCAGCCGTACAGATCTTGGAAGAATCCGAAGCAGCTGCAGGACGGCTTCAGCATATGAGATCGAAAGACATGATTCCCTCCCCCCCTCCCGATAGAAGCAAAAGGAAGAGGCTAGGGTTTTAATTGAATGTTGAAAAGGAAATTGGAACAGTCAAATTGCACACCGCGTCTCTTCCGTTGGTTGAGATTAAAGGTGGGTAGGCATGAAATCTTCAAGAGAGAAAATTTATGAGAAGGGGATTTTGATCGATGAAACGAAAGGGAATAGAATCAGGGTTTTTAGCAGCACAAAACTGGGGATATAGGGGAGGGGGTGAAAATAAAACGACGCGATTTAGATGGAAAGTGTATCTcaactttttgcggcgttttcataAAAAATGCCACTATAACTCAATTTTTTGTGgtgtttttttccaaaaaaggccactattgtttaattttattttcttcattttaatatttttttctatttttttcttttaaaatttttatactgagattatcattttttagaatttttatttttttaaattttgaatattgatctttttaactgaaatatggactaaaatattaaatattaaaattttaagtttttaatttttaaatttttaatttttaaatttttaaattttttgaagattttatcatttttaaactaacatataaaatacaaaatgaaactttaatagaaataaaatggaatcgatgaattaaaaaaaatacaaaatgacaAAGCAATACAAGTATTATTCTTTTAAgtataaatacatcaatatattgaatattgaatatataaatataaaatgatgttatatcaataattgtgttaataatttacaagaactggatcaaattaaagttcatgcatgtatacaattgcacactgAACCATTGTTCATGtatgcttttgggatttaacccattttgatatatttttaaaaaaaataataatttatatttatcttatttagatttatattataaaaaaaatccaagatacacAAGTAGTTCACCATATTTACCCCtaaacactaaaaattaaatcccaaatcctaaaccataaaccctaaatcctagaccatgaacatatatatatacttaatatccatatgaaatttattttttagattttagggtttatgatttaagagtttatgatttatggtttatagtttagggtttgggATTTATGATCTATAGTTTATGAGTTTATGATTTGAGATTTAGGGTCTAGTGTTTAAAGAGTTATTGATCAGTGTTTTTAGTTTTAGGGGTTTATGATTAGAGATTAGTTTTAAGGCTTGGGGTTTAGTGGTTGGAGTTTTAAGAGTTTATGATTTGAGATTTAGGGTCTAGTGTTTAAAGAGTTATTGATCAGTGTTTTTAGTTTTAGGGGTTTATGATTAGAGATTTAGGGTCTGAGGGCTAAAATGTTGTTGATTtaaggggttaggggttagggtttagaAAAAGCCATAACATTGATTTTAATAGCTTTGTaacttaattaaatgaaaacttctaaTTAAATAGTTTGGTTATCAAagtgtaacttttcataattaagtaactaaaatgaaattaactttcccatagctaagtgaatggtgtagttaatttatattgtttataaaGTCAGTTTtagatatgatcaaaataaaattgaattcaaaataaaaataagaccttatttaatttgttataatttggtcctatccaaataGATAATTACCTATCCAATATAAAtttgttacttttttttatttatatttcaataaataatttgttataattttaaaatatgaaaattaatattatctcttttataattatataagagattatttaatatataaatcaaaaaacactaattaatctaaaccctaaacctcaaTCTATAACGGCGTTTTTCTAAAAGCACCGCTAAAACCTCGATCTATAGCAGTGTttttccaaaagcgccgctaaaaactaAGCAATAGcagcgtttttccaaaagtaccGCTAAAACCTCGATATATAGCGGTTTCCAAAAGCGCTGCTAAAAACTgagcaatagcggcatttttggaaaaacgccgctaaaacctcGAGCTATAACGGCGTTTTTCAAAAGCGTCGATATTGTTTAGTTTTTTCGCGGCGTTTGgatgaaaaacgccgctattgcttagtttttagcggcgtttggaccaaaaatgccgctattgctcAGTTTTTGCGTGTTTTattgaaaacgccgctaatgtataatatttgcgacgttttttgtccaaacgccactaaaaatgctgctaaagccctattttcctgtagtgactGCTTGTCTTATTCTCTTGTTTCAATTCATGTTCGAACAAcaaataaaac
It includes:
- the LOC107891240 gene encoding uncharacterized protein, encoding MFLLDGCAILQAVYMRYGNDDDDGKMFIKNDLLTFVYLDQFLLENQLPFRVLELLTSQRENGEKIHECNPKVHRRYCYQPRRGQGNRLFKEGKFELAREKYENVSNVMLDMITSRKIKSEMFEGILCIGFLKRSRQQKEITREQAIQDLEELERRREELEQLLLAERV